GGGTGCGGTGCGTTTCGTTCAGTGCTTCCGCTGGTCCGTTCTGAACCAGCGCCCACAGATCATAACCCAGCGCGTCAGATGCTTCGGCAAACGTCTCTTGCACAACAGCATACTGCGCAGCCAGCTCAGCCAGCATGCCAACGGCTTGAGAGCCCTGGCCCGGGAAAACAATCGCGAACTTAGACATTCGAGAATCCTTATTCTTACGTACTGATTTTTCAGTAGATTGACAAGAGATGTGTTTTTCGGACAACAGTAATCCAGTCAAGATTACCGGTCACGACACACCCCTTCCTAAACGTTATCGAATCCAGGCAGGTGCACTGCCGGATCAGAATTTGACCAGCGCCGAGCCCCAGGTAAAGCCGCCGCCGAATGCTTCCAGCAGCAGGGTCTGGCCACGTTGGATCCGGCCGTCACGGACCGCTTCGTCCAGCGCAGTCGGAACCGTCGCGGCCGAGGTATTGCCATGGCGATCTAAAGTCACCACCACCTGATCCATCGACATCGACAGCTTTTTGGCCGTCGCTGAGATAATCCGCAGGTTGGCCTGATGCGGTACCAGCCAGTCCAGTTCGGATTTATCCATATTGTTTGCCGCCAGCGTATCTTTCACCAGATTCGACAGCTGAGTCACGGCAACTTTAAAGACTTCGTTGCCGGCCATGTACAGCCACTTGTCGTCGCTGAAGGTCTGGCCGTGCTCCGGCACCGCCAGGCTCAGCAGGCCCCCGAAGTGTCCATCGGCATGCAGATGGGTCGAAATGATCCCCGGCGCTTCACTGGCACCGACAACCACGGCACCGGCACCGTCACCAAACAAGATAATAGTCGACCGATCCTCGGGATCACATTTATGAGACAGCGCATCAGAGCCAATCACCAAGACATTTTTGGCCATACCGGTTTTAATGTGCTGATCGGCAACGCTCAGGGCGTAAATAAAGCCAGAGCAAGCTGCGGCGATATCAAACGCCGGGCAGCCTTGAATGTCCAGCATCCCCTGCACCTGGCAGGCCGCAGACGGAAACGAATGGCTGGCACTGGTGGTGGCCACAATGATCAGGTCAATCTCTGATTTATCGATGCCCGCCATCTCAATGGCGTTC
Above is a window of Photobacterium sp. TY1-4 DNA encoding:
- a CDS encoding beta-ketoacyl-ACP synthase III — its product is MYSKILGTGSYLPAQVRSNADLEQMVDTSDEWIVARTGIRERRIAAADETVAVMGYQASLNAIEMAGIDKSEIDLIIVATTSASHSFPSAACQVQGMLDIQGCPAFDIAAACSGFIYALSVADQHIKTGMAKNVLVIGSDALSHKCDPEDRSTIILFGDGAGAVVVGASEAPGIISTHLHADGHFGGLLSLAVPEHGQTFSDDKWLYMAGNEVFKVAVTQLSNLVKDTLAANNMDKSELDWLVPHQANLRIISATAKKLSMSMDQVVVTLDRHGNTSAATVPTALDEAVRDGRIQRGQTLLLEAFGGGFTWGSALVKF